In Deinococcus maricopensis DSM 21211, one genomic interval encodes:
- the tsaE gene encoding tRNA (adenosine(37)-N6)-threonylcarbamoyltransferase complex ATPase subunit type 1 TsaE: MEPGDTRTMEGDAEQRALGARLASRLPPGGVLFLEGDLGAGKTTLTQGLVAALGFTGAVNSPTYALMHEYPTPQGRVLHVDAYRVRHPQELFEMDLERLVEESRLTVIEWGQSLYDEFPDAALLRLAHTGGEARTVTRVR; the protein is encoded by the coding sequence ATGGAGCCCGGGGACACCCGCACCATGGAGGGGGACGCCGAGCAGCGAGCGCTCGGCGCCCGCCTCGCGTCCCGGTTGCCGCCCGGAGGGGTGCTGTTCCTGGAAGGCGACCTGGGCGCCGGCAAAACGACGCTCACGCAGGGGCTGGTGGCGGCGCTGGGGTTCACGGGCGCCGTGAACAGCCCCACGTACGCGCTGATGCATGAGTACCCGACGCCGCAGGGCCGGGTGCTGCACGTGGACGCGTACCGGGTGCGGCACCCTCAGGAGCTGTTCGAGATGGACCTGGAACGGCTGGTCGAGGAGAGCCGCCTGACGGTCATCGAGTGGGGGCAGTCCCTGTACGACGAGTTCCCGGACGCGGCGCTGCTGCGCCTCGCGCATACGGGCGGCGAGGCGCGTACGGTCACGCGCGTCCGCTGA